The Hujiaoplasma nucleasis DNA window ATCCTAACATCATTAAACGTGGAGAAGACTTCACTTATGGTGTTACTGTTGCTGTAAAACCAGAAATAGAATTAGGTGAATATAAGAACTTAAAAATTTCTTTAGCACCAACTAAAGTTTCTGATTCAGAAGTAAATTCAGAGGTAGAAAAAAAATTAAATGAAAATGCTGAGATGATTGTCAAAGAATCTGGAGAGATTGAAAAAGGTAATACAGCTGTATTTGATTTTAAAGGCTCTGTTGATGGTGTTGAATTCGAAGGTGGATCTGCAGAAAACTATGAGTTAGAAATTGGTTCAGGCCAATTTATACCAGGATTTGAAGAACAAATGCTTGGAATGAAAGCTGAAGAAGCTAAAGATGTAGTTGTAACTTTCCCTGAAGATTACCAACAAGAATCATTGGCAGGAAAAGAAGCTGTTTTTGCTGTTAAAGTTCACGAAATTAAAGAAAGAAAAGTTCCTGAGTTATCAGATGAATTTGTTAAAGATCTTGACATTGAAAACATTGAGACAGTTGATGCTTATAAAGAGCATATTCGTCAAAATCTTGAAGATCAAAAAGAAAAACAAAATCAAAATCATCTTCGTCAATCAGTCATTGAAAAAGCAACTGAAAATGCAAAATTTGATATTCCTGAAGAAATGATCGAAGATGAAACAAACCGTATGTTCAAACAACAAGAAAGTCAAATTAAACAATATGGTTTAGATTTTAAAACATATTTACAATATATGAATAAAACTGAAGAAGAATTCAAAGATGAACTTAAAGTACAAGCAAGAATTAACATTGCTCAACAATTAATTATCTCTGAAATCAGTTTAAAAGAAAAAATTGAAGCAAGTGAAGAAGAAGTTAATGCCAAATATGATGAATTGATGGAACAATATAAATCTCAAAATGTTTCAATGGAACAAATTAAACAAGCGATTCCTCAATCGTCTTTAGAGGCTGAAATTATTTTTGGAAAAACTATTGATATGTTAGTTGATAGTGCAAACGTAGAAAAAGCTTAGTAGTACTATAGAATATATGATTTAAAACCCTAGATTTTTAACGGTTAAAATATTAGGGTTTTTTATTATATTATGTTAAAATAAATAATGAACATTTTAAAAAAAAGAGGTGATATTTATGTACAATCCCAATGAAGTCTTTCAAGACGCATTGCCAGTTATTGCGGTAAGAGGCATTATCTTTTTACCTGTATCAGATATAAGGGTTGAAATAGGAAGAGAATTCACCAAACAAGCCATTCATGAAGCAGAAGAAAAAAGAGATGGTCATGTATTATTGGTTTTTCAAGAAGATCCAAAAATAGAAAATCCTGACTTTAATGATTTTGTTGAAGTTGGTATTTTAGCTAAAATTGCTGTGAAAATTAAACTTCCTAATGGTAACTATAAAATTAAATTCACACCGATTACACGTGTGAAATTAGAAGATATAATTATGATTGATCCATACTATGAGATTGAATTTAAATCTTTGGTTTCTGATCATGATGATTTTGATGAGCAACAAGTGTCAGTTAAAATTTTATCTAAAGAAATAGTTGAAAATTCTAAATTCTTATTTAGAGATCAAAAAAAAGTTCTTAATTCCTTAAAAGAAGGTATTACTGCTTCTAAATTTGCGGATTTAGTAGCTTCAGAACTTAGAATTCCTGAAAATGATCGTATTAAGTATTTAACTGAGTTATCAACCAACGCTCGTATTCAAATGCTTTTAGAAGATATTGAAAAACAAAAGAAATTACAAGCTATTGAAAATAGAATTAATGAAAATGTAAGAAAATCTTCTGATCAAAATCAAAAAGAATACTATTTAAGACAAAAAATGCGTGCTATTCAAGAAGAACTTGGTGATTCAAAACAAAGTGATTATGATAAGTTCTTAAAGGAAATTAACGATTCAAAGATGCCTGAGAAAGTTAAAGAGAAGGCATTAAAAGAGTTAAAAAGATACGAATATCTTGCTCCTAATTCTAATGAGTCAAATGTTGCAAGAACATATTTAGAAACTTTAGTTTCAATTCCATGGTACAAGGAAACTGAAGATGAAAAAGATATTAATATCGCAATAAAAAAATTAGAAGAATCACATTATGGATTAAAGAAAGTAAAAGACAGAATTATTGAATACCTATCAGTAAAAATGTTAACGGGTAAAAACCCTCAAACTATATTATGTTTGGCTGGACCTCCAGGGGTTGGAAAAACATCATTAGCAAAATCAATTGCCAATGCTTTAAATAGGAAATTTGTTAAAACCTCTTTAGGTGGAGTTCATGATGAAGCTGAAATTAGAGGTCATAGAAGAACCTATGTGGGTGCCTTACCAGGTCGTGTTATTAATGGTATGATAAAAGCGGGGGTTACAAATCCTGTTTTCTTAATTGATGAGATTGATAAGTTAACTCAAAACCAAAAAGATGATCCATCATCTGCTTTGTTGGAGGTATTGGATCCAGAACAAAACAAATTCTTCTCTGATCACTATGTTGAAGAAGATTATGATTTATCTAAAGTAATGTTTATCACCACAGCCAATTACCTACAAAATATTCCTGCGCCTTTAAGAGATAGGATGGAAGTTATCGATGTAAGTTCTTATACTGAAATTGA harbors:
- the lon gene encoding endopeptidase La, with amino-acid sequence MYNPNEVFQDALPVIAVRGIIFLPVSDIRVEIGREFTKQAIHEAEEKRDGHVLLVFQEDPKIENPDFNDFVEVGILAKIAVKIKLPNGNYKIKFTPITRVKLEDIIMIDPYYEIEFKSLVSDHDDFDEQQVSVKILSKEIVENSKFLFRDQKKVLNSLKEGITASKFADLVASELRIPENDRIKYLTELSTNARIQMLLEDIEKQKKLQAIENRINENVRKSSDQNQKEYYLRQKMRAIQEELGDSKQSDYDKFLKEINDSKMPEKVKEKALKELKRYEYLAPNSNESNVARTYLETLVSIPWYKETEDEKDINIAIKKLEESHYGLKKVKDRIIEYLSVKMLTGKNPQTILCLAGPPGVGKTSLAKSIANALNRKFVKTSLGGVHDEAEIRGHRRTYVGALPGRVINGMIKAGVTNPVFLIDEIDKLTQNQKDDPSSALLEVLDPEQNKFFSDHYVEEDYDLSKVMFITTANYLQNIPAPLRDRMEVIDVSSYTEIEKFHIAKNFLVTKQIEGHGLKEAKLNITDNAMKTIIREYTREAGVRQLERLIGTIVRKAIKEILIKEKDSVTINQSNLEKYLGKALYKNNRIPSTNMVGVVTGLAYTMAGGDTLEVEATYYPGRNNLVSTGNLGDVMKESAMAALSYVKSNHKKLKIDPEILEKNDFHIHVPEGAIPKDGPSAGVTIATALISILANRKVNRFVGMTGEITLNGRVLPIGGLKEKAIAASRSGLKEIVIPQGNEKDIEDIPKEVRDKLTIHYAKKLDDVIKIALID
- the tig gene encoding trigger factor, giving the protein MSIKIEKLEGSKVKFDVNVSSEKFEEGLDHAFKVENEKVEIKGFRKGKAPRKVFENKFGIEALYNEAIQYVLQETYYNAVVEHKIDVVAQPRIDLDPNIIKRGEDFTYGVTVAVKPEIELGEYKNLKISLAPTKVSDSEVNSEVEKKLNENAEMIVKESGEIEKGNTAVFDFKGSVDGVEFEGGSAENYELEIGSGQFIPGFEEQMLGMKAEEAKDVVVTFPEDYQQESLAGKEAVFAVKVHEIKERKVPELSDEFVKDLDIENIETVDAYKEHIRQNLEDQKEKQNQNHLRQSVIEKATENAKFDIPEEMIEDETNRMFKQQESQIKQYGLDFKTYLQYMNKTEEEFKDELKVQARINIAQQLIISEISLKEKIEASEEEVNAKYDELMEQYKSQNVSMEQIKQAIPQSSLEAEIIFGKTIDMLVDSANVEKA